In uncultured Cohaesibacter sp., a genomic segment contains:
- a CDS encoding alpha/beta fold hydrolase has product MKRTLLGRIFTIAMTAVAAMQLQTSDLAASEKQGRVQERVILIHGLGRTTHSMGHLSRRLEEAGYDVVRIGYHSLGDDPETIIKDVSQQINTCCLAYPGVTHFVGHSLGGLIIRAYLEQNHPNNLGRVVLLGSPSGGTEVVDNLRSYAWFRWLGPTTLSLGSDLHHYPDGRQAPDYSLGIIAGHSNLISIMNDPLLPGDDDGLVSVLSTKVDGMKDFIVVHSTHAGLRTSKFVASQVVHFLQNESFSTEDMQ; this is encoded by the coding sequence ATGAAACGCACTCTGCTTGGTCGCATTTTCACGATCGCAATGACCGCAGTAGCGGCGATGCAACTCCAGACCAGCGACCTTGCTGCATCTGAAAAGCAAGGCCGGGTTCAAGAAAGGGTCATTCTTATTCATGGCTTGGGGCGAACGACACACTCCATGGGGCACCTTTCGAGAAGGTTGGAAGAGGCTGGCTATGACGTTGTGAGGATCGGATACCACTCCCTTGGTGACGATCCTGAAACGATCATCAAAGATGTATCACAGCAGATCAATACCTGCTGTCTGGCCTACCCTGGAGTGACGCATTTTGTCGGGCACTCTTTGGGAGGCCTCATCATCAGAGCCTATTTGGAACAAAACCACCCAAACAACTTGGGTCGTGTGGTTCTGCTGGGGTCTCCAAGCGGTGGAACTGAAGTCGTCGACAATCTTCGAAGCTACGCTTGGTTCAGATGGTTGGGGCCAACGACGTTGTCGCTTGGCTCCGATTTGCATCACTATCCCGATGGAAGACAGGCTCCAGACTACAGCCTGGGCATCATTGCGGGGCATTCAAATCTGATTTCAATTATGAATGACCCGCTGCTGCCGGGCGACGATGACGGTCTGGTCTCGGTCTTGTCCACGAAAGTAGATGGTATGAAAGACTTTATAGTGGTTCATTCCACACATGCAGGCCTGCGAACCAGCAAGTTCGTTGCCTCACAGGTCGTCCATTTCCTCCAAAATGAGAGCTTCAGCACGGAAGATATGCAGTAA
- a CDS encoding cyclophilin-like fold protein, with amino-acid sequence MIKSGLLLALLSFFSIAFVAGSHAGTTLPSRGVVDGTKVRIIIGDAVVPAVLNDSKTSQALIAKLPYSAKLYRGSSGFCGSISDEFPVDANDLHSGWLNGDIVYSPGTDELAIPYKREEVSKDLYDGLVTLGAISTPLETMDDFDRSITVRIELE; translated from the coding sequence ATGATCAAATCAGGACTATTGCTGGCTTTGCTGTCATTTTTCTCAATCGCGTTTGTGGCGGGAAGCCACGCTGGCACGACCCTTCCGAGCCGCGGTGTTGTGGACGGCACAAAAGTTCGAATAATTATCGGAGACGCTGTGGTTCCGGCCGTGCTAAACGACAGCAAAACGTCTCAGGCGCTCATCGCCAAACTGCCATATTCCGCCAAGCTATACAGAGGCTCTTCGGGGTTTTGTGGTTCAATCAGCGATGAGTTTCCAGTAGACGCCAACGATCTGCACAGCGGTTGGCTCAATGGCGATATTGTCTATTCGCCTGGAACCGATGAACTGGCCATTCCATATAAGCGAGAAGAAGTCTCCAAGGATCTCTATGACGGCCTCGTCACCTTGGGGGCTATTTCAACGCCGTTGGAAACGATGGATGACTTCGATAGGAGCATAACCGTCCGCATCGAGCTGGAATAA
- a CDS encoding NHLP bacteriocin system secretion protein, whose amino-acid sequence MASTLFRKEALAAASKIETVPEAMRVTGSAIRISSILIALAIVLSIGWAMVVRVPIHVSGFGLLVAEDGVLISSAPSTSSGYVAKILVRKNQTVSQGTLLATLRLTDREAELHKQERELTLLKSSKKDREAILKSQTALKLATAEDGVAAQKERIRYLTSKRDWLLDRQKTLTGLHDKGIISQETLANAHLTADASEDALASAKSELIQQQTEIQTIKFAQANEILENKLEIERQEADLMATREAISKDSEITADITGEVVRINTHPGKLVSTGETLFEITPRTEGALKAVAFVPMDEGKRLKLDDRVLLTPSSLPSAMHAQMIGSVAEISPLPISKEALRQTVGDDGLIEMITAHGAVFEVWIDLPVSQNTGNGYLWTSNEASDLTISSGTSFSASITVEQRPLLALAIPALKRFLGEPTNLWAGR is encoded by the coding sequence ATGGCCAGCACGCTATTCCGCAAAGAGGCACTTGCTGCAGCGAGTAAAATTGAGACTGTTCCGGAAGCAATGCGCGTTACCGGGTCTGCAATCCGTATTTCGTCGATCTTGATCGCTCTGGCTATCGTGTTATCGATTGGCTGGGCAATGGTGGTTCGTGTCCCTATCCATGTTAGTGGCTTTGGACTTCTTGTGGCTGAAGATGGCGTTCTCATCTCTTCCGCGCCCTCGACATCGTCTGGTTATGTAGCCAAGATTCTGGTTCGTAAAAATCAAACCGTTTCACAAGGCACTCTGCTTGCCACACTTCGCCTGACAGATCGAGAGGCTGAACTACACAAGCAAGAGCGCGAATTGACTTTGCTCAAAAGCAGCAAGAAGGACAGAGAAGCCATTCTTAAGTCTCAAACGGCGCTCAAGCTGGCTACAGCTGAGGATGGCGTTGCTGCTCAAAAAGAACGAATTCGCTATTTGACAAGCAAAAGAGACTGGCTGCTGGATCGACAGAAAACGCTGACCGGGCTTCACGACAAAGGTATTATCTCACAGGAAACCCTAGCGAATGCACATCTTACAGCAGATGCTTCGGAAGATGCGTTGGCAAGCGCCAAGTCTGAGCTGATCCAACAGCAGACAGAGATACAAACGATCAAATTCGCACAAGCCAATGAGATACTAGAGAACAAGCTCGAAATTGAACGTCAGGAAGCTGACTTGATGGCCACAAGAGAAGCCATCAGCAAGGACAGCGAAATTACAGCCGATATCACTGGTGAAGTCGTCCGCATTAACACGCACCCGGGAAAACTGGTATCGACCGGCGAAACACTCTTCGAGATTACGCCCCGCACAGAGGGAGCCTTGAAAGCTGTCGCTTTTGTTCCCATGGATGAAGGGAAGCGTTTGAAACTTGACGATAGGGTATTGCTGACCCCTTCCAGTCTTCCGTCTGCCATGCACGCCCAAATGATTGGCTCCGTGGCAGAGATATCTCCGCTACCGATATCCAAAGAAGCATTGAGGCAAACGGTCGGAGATGACGGGTTGATCGAAATGATCACCGCGCATGGAGCGGTGTTTGAGGTCTGGATCGATCTACCCGTAAGCCAGAATACCGGTAATGGATATCTTTGGACATCCAACGAAGCGTCAGATCTGACCATAAGCTCAGGAACATCATTTAGTGCCAGCATCACTGTTGAACAAAGACCGTTGCTGGCTCTGGCGATACCGGCGTTAAAGCGTTTCCTCGGAGAACCCACGAACCTTTGGGCGGGGCGCTGA
- a CDS encoding cysteine peptidase family C39 domain-containing protein: MLGLGRDRTRIVLQMEAAECGAACLTMVLSAHGKEITLEEARERCGTSRDGVDAASIMRAATSYDMDVKAIRIDPATLKDIPLPAILHWNFDHFVTLEAVKGDRITIVDPASGRRLVLADELDRSMTGLVLAMVPGDGFKKSGQRPKLVSSLLEQASGSIDGLAIVFLIGILGVIPGLVLAGTVETFADYVIGHQRANWLFFILLALACTIITQAILRGLQEWVVSSLKSKIGVSIAARAFEHALFLPLSFFAQRNPGEVTSRLKIGSEIGGLVAGPLAQILPNILVVTAYLSVVAFYDLVLGSLIAAISLLNLLILIRLSRHLADANRYHDVLEGRVNGIAIAGFMAFDSFRKLGREDLLASKWLAAEEASLDAEQRLGILRTIAGLGPAVATMVISICVLSVGSLRVIDGQLDLNNLLALQVLASLVAGPVAALASDYCSLQEAAGSLLRLQDLVRHPCDSIVNRHNGEVQFPEGSLEQPSARSETAILSLENISFGFGSNQDLFSNVSLQLRPGVMTAVVGSSGTGKSTFARICAGIISPRQGTVWFKGQTLKAWSHETLRHDLLYVPQQAAIFTASVRDNIRMWDEEIEDDQIMDALERVQLSDVVHGVGGLDRMLSSQYPCFSGGESQRLALARALVRRPSLLILDEVTSALDTLSEKQILTTLRDQKTTILIVTHRLGTIRHCDQQLTLDGMGQTVMSRRLSIQDDANAQASPAFSDMRDAV; encoded by the coding sequence ATGCTGGGGCTTGGTCGCGATAGAACACGTATCGTTTTGCAGATGGAGGCGGCTGAGTGCGGAGCGGCTTGCCTCACCATGGTTCTGAGTGCCCACGGCAAGGAAATCACCTTGGAAGAAGCCCGTGAACGCTGCGGTACCTCGCGCGACGGAGTGGACGCTGCGTCTATCATGCGTGCAGCAACCTCCTATGATATGGATGTCAAGGCAATTCGCATTGATCCGGCAACTCTGAAAGACATCCCCTTACCTGCCATTCTTCATTGGAATTTCGATCATTTTGTCACATTGGAAGCTGTTAAAGGGGACAGAATAACCATTGTTGACCCCGCATCGGGACGACGACTTGTGCTGGCCGATGAGCTTGACCGAAGTATGACGGGACTCGTGCTGGCAATGGTGCCTGGTGACGGCTTCAAGAAAAGCGGACAACGGCCCAAGCTCGTTTCATCTCTCCTTGAGCAGGCAAGTGGCTCCATTGACGGACTAGCGATTGTGTTCCTCATTGGCATTCTGGGCGTTATCCCGGGACTTGTCCTTGCTGGCACCGTCGAAACCTTCGCAGATTATGTGATCGGACATCAAAGAGCCAATTGGCTTTTCTTCATCCTTCTTGCTCTGGCTTGCACAATCATTACCCAAGCCATATTGAGAGGACTTCAGGAATGGGTCGTATCTTCGCTCAAATCTAAGATCGGCGTTTCCATTGCCGCTAGAGCATTTGAGCACGCACTATTCTTGCCGCTTTCGTTTTTTGCACAAAGAAATCCCGGTGAGGTGACCTCCCGCCTCAAAATTGGCTCTGAAATTGGAGGATTGGTTGCTGGCCCTCTCGCCCAGATTCTACCGAATATATTAGTCGTCACAGCCTATCTGTCGGTAGTTGCCTTCTATGATTTGGTCCTTGGCAGCCTGATAGCTGCAATTTCCCTGCTCAATCTGTTGATCTTGATCAGGCTTTCTCGCCATCTGGCAGATGCCAATCGCTACCACGATGTTTTGGAGGGGCGGGTGAACGGAATAGCGATCGCTGGCTTTATGGCATTTGACTCCTTTCGAAAATTGGGGCGAGAAGACCTGCTGGCTTCCAAATGGCTGGCGGCGGAAGAGGCGAGCCTTGATGCAGAGCAACGGCTAGGCATATTGCGCACGATAGCTGGTCTGGGTCCGGCGGTCGCAACAATGGTCATTTCCATCTGTGTTCTGAGCGTTGGTTCGCTCCGTGTGATTGATGGGCAACTGGACCTGAATAACCTGTTGGCATTGCAGGTTTTGGCAAGTCTGGTTGCCGGGCCTGTCGCCGCACTTGCGTCGGATTATTGTTCATTACAGGAAGCGGCGGGATCCCTCCTTCGATTGCAAGATCTGGTGCGTCATCCATGCGATAGCATCGTCAACCGACATAATGGCGAGGTTCAATTCCCTGAAGGATCTCTCGAGCAACCAAGCGCAAGAAGCGAAACTGCCATTTTGAGTCTCGAAAATATATCTTTTGGATTTGGCAGCAACCAGGACCTTTTCAGCAATGTGTCACTCCAGCTCCGCCCAGGGGTAATGACTGCTGTGGTCGGATCTTCGGGCACCGGAAAGTCGACATTTGCCCGCATTTGCGCTGGCATTATTTCCCCGCGTCAAGGCACGGTCTGGTTTAAAGGGCAAACTCTGAAGGCGTGGTCCCATGAAACCCTCAGGCACGACCTTCTTTATGTTCCACAACAGGCTGCAATATTCACGGCTTCCGTGCGAGATAATATCCGGATGTGGGATGAGGAAATCGAAGACGACCAGATTATGGACGCTTTGGAACGCGTTCAGCTCAGTGACGTTGTCCATGGGGTCGGTGGATTGGACCGGATGCTTTCGAGCCAATATCCTTGTTTCAGTGGTGGAGAAAGTCAACGTCTCGCGCTGGCTCGTGCTTTGGTTCGCCGCCCTTCTCTACTAATTCTTGATGAGGTTACCAGCGCGCTCGATACGTTGAGTGAGAAACAGATCCTAACCACTCTGCGTGATCAGAAAACAACCATATTGATTGTCACCCATCGCCTTGGCACAATCCGTCATTGCGATCAGCAATTGACGCTTGACGGAATGGGGCAGACGGTAATGAGCCGAAGGCTCTCAATACAAGATGATGCGAATGCGCAAGCGTCCCCTGCATTTTCAGATATGAGGGATGCTGTATGA